DNA from Brassica napus cultivar Da-Ae chromosome C4, Da-Ae, whole genome shotgun sequence:
CAGTTGGTTGTGAAACAGAGGATTCTCAGATTGAGCTTTTGTTGAAGGAAGTCAATGGGAAAGATGTGGCTGAGTTGATTGCTGTTGGAAGGGAGAAGTTAGCTTCAGTACCcagcggtggtggtggtgttgCCATGGCTTCTGCTCCATCtgctggtggtggtggaggtgcTGCCCCTGCTGAGGAcaagaaggaagagaagaaagaggagAAGGAAGAATCCGATGATGTAAGCTTTACTTCCTTCAAGTCTTTGAtctttaaacataaatttattgcTGATTTTGTACTTTTTGTGTTAATTTGCAGGACATGGGTTTCAGCCTGTTCGAGTAGAGGCTCTGTCATCTGATTTTGCTATCATTTTGTAACCTCTTGAAACTTATATGCTGTTGTTTTCTAGTTTGTTCTCGGTCAGTATCTTTGACATTTCTGAAATTCTCGAGAGTTTTTTACACAAAACAAGATGTTATATTTGCATTTCTATTTCTCGCTTTGAATATCTGCCTTAACGTTAAATGCGTTTACGATAAAAATATAACTGATATAATCTGAAAATTGGAATTTAACTAATATTCTATGCACTGGATACTCGATTACTATTTTGCTCTCCTTGATCCACAATTTGTGTTACATTCTGCATCAGCTTTTTACACCTGATGATAATTCAAAGAACTTTAGAATGACTTCTTCAGTCTATGTGTAACTTTATCATCTTTAGTATTATTCTGGCCAGAGGAGAGCAGAAGTGACTAATGAACTTAAAGATTCCGAAGCTAAACGCCAGCAAACTTTAAAAGACTTAAAATCTCTTCTGAAAATTTGgtcaaaaccaaaagaaagaGTAGTAGGCAATTCCAAGGTTTCTCATACAAGAGGAATGAGTAAGCTACTCTCTACTTTATTATAGTAAAGCCACTCCAAAGTCCAGCATTCTACTACCTTTCTTCACTCTTGAACCTCTGGCTGCTGCTTCTTTCCGCCTGATTTCATGTACCAACCAATGGCACCGACGACAGCCACCACACCCGCCACTACCGCATAGTTCCTGTCCTTGTCTTCTGACACTTTAGGTCCCGTGGATTCAGCTGATGATGTTCCTCCACCACCACTAGCCTTGGCTGAACCTGCTGCTTGTTCTCCCGGACCCTAGTAAGTTCATCACAAGTTTACTGTAAATTCTCTCTTTATCCAAATGAGCGACTTGTAGTTTCAACTACAAAAGTTAAAAGGAATCAGTACCTGCCTAGCTATCTTCTCAAGCTTCTCCTTCTCCATTTTCTGGAATAACAAAGTATAGCTAGTTAACAAATTAATTCCCACCGAAACACCATATGGTAATATAACCAAGCTAAAGAGGAACATCAAATGACTCGtgaacagaaagaaagagaaagtatCCAACATGTTTATAGTTTAAGATTGAtactaaataacaaaaaaagatttaaactcCTGCAATTACAAACGGGATACTTACCTTAAAGCAAAACCAAATATTATCTAACAGTTCACAatacataaaaaataatcatttacAGATTGATCAATAAGCACCATAAAAGGAAAGTAgatagaacttttttttttttgaggctTGTAAGTCTAATAGTTAACAGCATAGATGAATAGAATCAAGAAGGGATCATCCTCACCATCATCATAAAGGGAAATTAGTTAGAACTTTTGTCTAAAACTTTTCTCAGATAGAATCACAAACGGAAAGATAAAAAgatttcatcatcatcatcagaaagGAAAGTAGAAAGAAAATCACGCTTTGATGATTCTATAATTCCAATAGTTAACAAGAAGCTATACGCTACAAcgttttcatcatcatcaccaaagGGAAAGTAGATGCACATATAGCTACTGAGGATTCTAAGCCACTAGGGAGTGTAAAGAGAGACAACATGTTTACCTTGATGAAAACATTCTCAGCAGCCTTTTCCTCTTCGCTAAGAACTTTGCCATTAGAGAACCTGCGAGACACAAATCTGATAGCGCTTCTTGTTGCCATGATAATGAACAAAGAAGTATCctgtgaataaaaaaaaaaggattataAGGTAAACATCTCATCAATTATTTTCGTCATTGTCATCACTCACTATTTGTTTACATCACTCAAGATACTGAATCAACTAGTAGTTACTAATATACATTCTGGAGAAGAAAACACAGACACGGCTCTGAATCTGAATCTCTGATACTTAATGGATCATCCACAGAATACGAAACAACACCTATATATCAAATGGAAGCAGATAAGCGAAACCTAATCGTGATCCGGAAACGAAATCGAAATCTCTAAGAAAACGTTGGTCATCGATGACAATGACAAGATCGACAGAGATGAAATCAAGTTGTAAGCTAATCGAAAACGAGAATATAGGAATCGTAAACGTAGACGATGATCGTAAGGGAAGAGAACCTCGTTTGAAGAGCGTCGGGATGCAGATGATAACCGCTTACGGTAAAATGACACTGAAGAAATGAAGAAGAGGTGGAAGTAGGGAGGAGGGATCTAGGAGTTAAATGGGCTGTAACGTCTCGTTTATTGGGCTCAAAAGTACTTGTTACTAATGGGCTTTAGAATTCGAATACAAAGGACCTGTTATTGACTAAACCAACCAAAATTGGCATATTTACACATTTTATATTCGATTAATTAGCTgggataaaatatattttaaatgaaatataaaaatatgttattgaatataaaaaaaatcggaAAATTATGTTCACGTAACATTTAAATGAAAGGaaaatttggatttaaaatctgttttaacatattttagaACAATATGTTCCATCTATCAGAGTATAAGATATTTGCCATTTGGTGAATTCATTCTAATATGTCACTTCTGGAATGACCGTCTcgtttgttaattatttttattaaaaggaaaaatatatttttgaatctctCGGAATTCAGTTAGGTGTATTGAACTTAGGATTTTAAAGGGTTTTTAGGATTTGTTTAAAACTCCATGTTATTCAACTgttgattttaaaaacaaaatccaaatcatgtgttattgaaCATAGAACTTATCtgaaatcatctcaaatcactTGTAATCTCATGTTATTCaactaataatttataaaagtgaAATCAAATTCAGTGTTATTCAAAGCTAAGTAATATTCTGGAAGAAAAAATTGTGAATGGGATTTTAGAATACTTTATATCCATTTTAGTTATAAATTGTCGGTATAGAAAACTCACATTTGCATATGTTATTTGAAGAGACTTCATAAGAAACAATCGGGAAACAAAATTGCAGAACTGTTTCAGATCCATTTATTCTTATGCTGAAATCTGAATAAAATTACTCTTCTCTGTATAATCAGTCATTCTCAATTATTTTCTCTCTAGATATTTTTCTTATGAATCAGTGGCTTGCCTAAACTCTATCGCTGGTGAGCCATGAATCATGATTAATTGACACGGAGAATCTGGAATTGGGTTTCTGTTCATCGTGGGAGCATTCAGAAAATAAACTTGCAGTGATTCAAAGGTTAACGTTCGTCAATATTTGGCTTTAATGATGATGAACTCTATATTCGCATAACAGAGTCAAAAATATTGGGGATTCCACTGTCTTGCAAACTTTGAGAAGTTTGGACCGTCTTGTTGCCACACCAGGCTGTGTCATTATTCTGGTGTGAATTGTTGATCTATTAGAAATCATGTTTATGGTTTTGGATGAACTGCAGCCACCAGATTCGAAAAGAATATGATCCATCTGCTGCTGATTCGGGTGCCATGATTCTTTGATCGACATTCCAAAACTCCGTCTCCTTAAATCTATCTAATACCTCCTGCAGAGATTGAAGGAGAAAGATGAGGCCTTTGCCATTCAAAATTACCTTAAGAGAAGCTAGAGGGGTCACATGTTCTTAGGAGAAGCTGTGGGATGTTAAAATAAAGAAACTGATATCGGTCTGCAAGTCATTTATCTGCAACAATGGCACTAAAAATCTGAGACACTACCGAAGAATGTAGTGTTCTTCTTCCTCAAACAGAGAACTAGAAAGAAAAATCCATTAACCTAACATATCCAATTCCACAATAAGCTATGTGTAATTTGTACCTCAAGTTTGGCTCCAGCTGAAAATGTTTAGTCATCTCTACAATGTGATCACTCACACAGAGAAGCCATTCCATTTCTATTTATTCTCTGTAGGCAGAGGTTCTAACCTCCATAGTTGCCCGTATAAGGTAGCTTTTTCAAGTAAACGCAAGCTTGTGACTGCAGTTTTGCACTACTTGTAACTGCAGAGGCACTAATATGGCTGCAGTTTTACATAGTAGCTTCGAAGTTCTATGAGTTTTGTTTTGTGGCTGTTGCGGGTTActtaaaacatgttttcatttcaacaatcacctagagaactctgaaatttttagaaaacaTCTTACCAAATCACCTGcagatttgattttaatttttagactTTACATGAAATCACTCAAATAACTTTAAAGCTCACATAAATCCTACCAAAATTAAAACACTCTAAAACTCTTTAAAATCATCAGTCCAATACACCCCCCTTAAGATTGTAACTCTTATTAGTTTATTACCCCCCTATGCACTTGCTTTTTAAaccaaacaaatatatatacgcACTTGCTTGAAAGATGATTTAACTTATTTTATGACGTTGAATGATTAAATTTCTTTAAATCATTCTATTCGTGTTGATTGACAAAGAGAACAAGAAAAATCTCTTATACTATATTTGCGAaatgattttgccacatgtcctttGTACTAGTGCTGGGTTCGCGGGTCAACCCGCCCCGACCCGTCCCGCCCCGCCGCGGGTCGAATCATTTTTTCGATTCAAAAACTCGACCCGCATAACCCgcaaacaaaaacttttaaatcCGCACTCGCCCCGCCAAAATCCGCGGGTAACCCGCCAAAATCCGcgggtaatattaattatattaaaaatagttattttaattaaaaatgattattttctaattatataataattattttaattaaaaataattattttttatttatataatagttatttttaaaaaatactattaaaaaaatatatttataattaaaattatacaaatatttattgttttttatatattttacaaaaaatgttttttttttcaaatttttttttttttttttaatttgcgggttggcgggtacCCGCGATTCAAATTCGgctgacccgcacccgccccgctcaaaataatctcgacccgcacccgcacccgcgatttaaaaatttcaaatggttcgacccgcacccgccccgcggcGGGTCAAACGGGGCGGGGCCCGCGGGCAATGATTAAAATTTCCAGCTCTACTTtgtacaatcaatttcacaaaacaaatatgacatggctactgaaattgatgacatgtcttttagcttaatatgacatggacagtTACATTTagtgtcaatttatatttttggtaattttttaaaatatggtaataactcatatattacatttaatgtcaatttatatttttagaattttttttagaatatgagaataactcataaatcatcactaaaataaatatattcaaatatagcattataaatttctaaatataatttaattatatatttttaaattatacaattttattactaaaattttcaaaatgtatacagtttttttagaaaattataaaaatttaatcgtaaaatcattattttcttatatatctaatttttttataaatattgtttaattttaatttttggtaattatgtaacttttacaaatttatttaatatatttaattaaaataaatagatagaaaaatctatctaagattataatttcaaatatatacatgcatattcttaaatatatttttatgttaattaaatcaaatttatattaaaatattgatatgaaaaagaaaatttaaaatattaataaaattttattttaaaatataatttatatttatctgttaaaaaatattttaaatttttttattgcacATGGTGCAAGAAGACACCTGGTCTAATTACATATGAGAAGATAAAGAAATAAAGAATTCATTTACATAATTGAAtaagaaataaattttaaataagccAAACAGATTTACACACATGACTTGAACATACCGTTACATGTACGAAGCTAGTTATATGTCCATACAAATAACAAATTAACAACTCCCAATGGTTGGTCACATAGAGATCTAGTTGTGACCTAGGTTTCGGGACCTCGAGGTCCGCGAATTCTTTGACCTCCACGCGGTGACTTGCTGGGCTTCACACTACGTTTGATCTCGTTTATAACCTTTTGATCCCAAACCCCATTTCCTATTTCTTttccaaagaaaacaaaatcaaacttaGAATACTAATTTGGACAATTCTCTCGGTattccatttttaagtttttgtcacaaaaatagttctaaaaacaaaagaaaatgatcaaaatagaatctttttattttgaaagtttaatatttattttttatttttttttaaatttgaaattctaTCTCCTAAAcctaccccttaactctaaaccgtaagtctagattagttaattctagcgtaaaaatacatttttactctttaataaaacttattctagtcattttcttcattgattactatttttgtgacaaaaacttaaaaatgactatcaTATAGAATTTATCTACTAATTTCTatggaaaacaaaagaaacagaaaatCGTATAGCGGGACGAAAGAAAAAGTACTTTATCATGATTAGAAACTTACTTGTATTGAGAGATATTGTAATTGAATGGTAATCGAGCCGAGACTGTGTTTGATGATGCCAAGAACAACAGAAACATCAAAGTTACTAAACGAGCCACGTACATATTTTTTTGCTTGGTGTATTTTGCTGGTCTATATCCTTTTAAGTTATACAAATTGTGTAAGCTCTAAAGTCGTATATTTATATGTAGAGAACATGAAATAAGCTGTTACGAGGTTACTTCGTTAATTTTGAGTTTAGACTAAGACTAAGGAGACAATATTGATTTTGACTTAGTAAATTCATTATATCAGTTGATTTATATACTTGTTTGTAGAATATGTTATTTTGAGTCTTGAATTACTTGTATGAGTCTGAAATTGGTCCATTTTCGTATTTTTATCCTCTAGAATATATACGTCGTGTGGCGAACAAGTGGAAGTAGAAAAAGACCATGAccaccaaaaaaaattttacgaGAGGAAAATAAAACATGCTTCTGTTGTTATCCTCATAACGACAGACGTCGTCATGTTATGGTCCAAAACGTTAGTAGTTTGCAcctaagttttatttttatttaaactaataaaGTT
Protein-coding regions in this window:
- the LOC106424327 gene encoding 60S acidic ribosomal protein P2-2 is translated as MKVVAAFLLAVLSGKACPTSADIKVILNSVGCETEDSQIELLLKEVNGKDVAELIAVGREKLASVPSGGGGVAMASAPSAGGGGGAAPAEDKKEEKKEEKEESDDDMGFSLFE
- the LOC106424328 gene encoding uncharacterized protein At2g27730, mitochondrial-like, which translates into the protein MATRSAIRFVSRRFSNGKVLSEEEKAAENVFIKKMEKEKLEKIARQGPGEQAAGSAKASGGGGTSSAESTGPKVSEDKDRNYAVVAGVVAVVGAIGWYMKSGGKKQQPEVQE